The genomic interval ATCGGCGACGACGTCGAGAGCGCAGATCACGCCGGTGTGATCGATACGCGCAGCCGCGGAGATCAGGCGAGTGACTCGACGCGCACCATCGGCTGTGCGGGGCCGCACCAGCTGGGCTCGCGTCGCGCGCTGATCGTCCCCATAGCGGACGAGGTGCGTCTCGCTCCACGTCGTCTCGGCAAGCAGCCGGAGATGGAGGATCCCGGGGAGCTCAGGGGGCGGCAGCACGGCACGAGTTCAGCACCGACGCGCGGCGGAGGCCGCCGCTCGCCCCGCGAGTGTGAGTCGGGGCGCATGACAACCGGTGGGGAGGACAACGCGCAGGTAGGCTGAACGCGTGGTCGACTACGTCGTCACGGGGCTAAGCGCCAACTCCGTGTCGTATTCGACGGCCCTCGAACGTCAGCGTGCCCTGCATGCCGACGTCGCGAGCGGTCGGGCGCCAGATACTGTGCTCCTTCTCGAGCACCCGTCCGTCTACACCGCAGGAAAGCGGACCGAGCCGGAGGAGCGTCCCCGCGACGGCACGCCGGTCATCGACGTCGACCGCGGTGGCAAGATCACCTGGCACGGCCCAGGGCAGCTCATCGGCTACCCCATCGTGCGCCTGGCGGATCCCCTGGATGTGGTCGCGTACGTGCGGCGGCTCGAGCAGCTGCTCATCGAGGTGATCGGCGAATTCGGCGTGCACGGCGAACGTGTGGACGGTCGCAGCGGCGTGTGGATCCCGCGTGACGGGGCACCGCACGACAAGATCGCCGCGATCGGCATCCGGGTGTCCGATGGCGTCACCATGCACGGCTTCGCGCTGAACTGCAGCAACGATCTCGCGCCGTACGCGCGCATCGTCGCGTGCGGCATCCGCGACGCCGGGGTGACGACGCTCTCCCGAGAGCTCGGACGCACCGTGGCTCCCTCGGACGTCGTGGACGCCGTCACGGCGCGGTTCGAGGACGCGGTGGGGCCGAGCCTGCGCACGCACGCGGGGGTGCTCGCATGACCGCCGCACCCGAGGGTCGCAAGCTCCTGCGGATCGAGGCGCGCAACGCGCAGATCCCGATCGAGCGCAAACCCGAGTGGATCAAGACCAGAGCGCGCATGGGGCCGGAGTACACGGCACTGCAGTCACTCGTGAAGTCGGAGAACCTGCACACGGTGTGCCAGGAGGCCGGCTGCCCGAACATCTTCGAGTGCTGGGAGGATCGCGAGGCGACCTTCCTCATCGGAGGCAGCCAGTGCACACGGCGATGCGACTTCTGTCAGATCGACACCGGGAAGCCTGCCGACTACGACACGGATGAGCCGCGCCGCGTCGCCGAATCCGTCACGCGCATGCAGCTGCGCTACGCCACCGTCACGGGCGTCGCGCGCGACGACCTGCCCGATGAGGGCGCCTGGCTGCACGCCGAGACGGTGCGCGCGATCCACGCGGCCAACCCCGGCACCGGCGTCGAGATCCTCGCGACCGACTTCTCCGGCAACCCGGACCTCCTCGCCGAGGTGTTCTCATCGCGGCCGGAGGTCTTCGCGCACAACGTCGAGACGGTCCCCCGCATCTTCAAGCGCATCCGCCCCGCGTTCCGCTACGAACGCTCGCTCGGGGTCATCACGGCCGCGCGTGACGCCGGACTCATCACGAAGTCCAACCTCATCCTCGGCATGGGCGAGGAACGTCACGAGATCTCGGAGGCGCTGCGCGACCTCCGTGACGCGGGCTGCGACATCATCACCGTGACTCAGTACCTGCGCCCCACACCGCGCCACCTTCCGGTGGCATCGTGGCTGCGTCCGGAGGAGTTCGTCGAGATCAAGCAGGAGGCCGAGGAGCTCGGCTTCCTCGGGGTGCTCGCCGGACCGCTCGTGCGCTCGAGCTACCGGGCGGGGCGGCTGTGGGCGCAGTCGATGGTCGCGAAGGGTCGTGAGATCCCGGATCATCTGCGCCACCTCGCCGAAGGCGAACGCGGATTCGCACAGGCGGTGTCTTAGGAAGCCGTAGGCTGGTGTGCATGGCACGCATCAAGCGCGAGAAGAAGAACAAGGAGCCCGGCCGCCTCAAGCAGATGTGGCAGGTCTTCCAGATGACGCGTCGGCAGGATCCGACAGTCACCTGGGTGATGCTCGTCGCGTTCATCGCGCCGATCGCGGTATCGATCGTGTTCGCGCTGTGGCTCTCCGGCGGCAACGTGCTGAGCATCGTGCTGACGATCATCACGGGTGTGATGGTGGGTCTGCTGCTCGGCATGATCGTGCTCGGTCGACGCGCCGAACGCGCCGCCTACCAGCAGATCTCGGGCCAGCCGGGTGCAGTGAGTGCCGTGCTGAAGAACGGTCTGCGTCGCAGCTGGATCGCCAACGAGGAGCCGGTCGCGTTCAGCCCGCGCACCATGGATGCGGTGTACCGCGCCGTCGGCAAGCCGGGCATCGTGCTCATCAGCGAAGGTCCGCTCTCGCGCACCCAGCCGATGCTCGACAAGGAGCGCGCCAACCTCGGCCGCCTTGTTCCGACCGTTCCCGTGTACGAGCTGCATGTGGGCCCCGACCCCGAATCGCTCGAGCTGCACCGCCTTCCCGGTGCGATGAAGAAGTTCCCCAAGAAGCTCACGAAGGCCGAGATCCTCACGGTCGACAAGCGCATCACGTCGGTGAAGAAGGTCAAGGGCTGGGGCATTCCGGCTGGCATCGACCCGACTCGCCTGCGCGCGCCGCGGCCTCGCTGACCCCACACCTTCAGAACGCGCGATCGCTCAGCGGTCGCGCGTTCTGCGTTTCACGAGGGCGAACCGAGGAAGCGCGTTGAACGCTCAGAGCGCTCGACCGCCGAGCGATCAGACGCGGACGAGCACCGTGCCGGCGATCTTGTCGTGGAGTCCGCGCTGGTCGACATCCCAGATGAGTGCGGGGATGACAAGGCACAGCAGCAGCGTCCGCACCGCCGGGCGCCAGAACCCGAGGTAGCCCCCCGCGACCGGCACCACGCGCATGCGCATGACGATGTGGCCGAGGCTGCCGTTGAGGGTGATCAGGAACACGTACTGGAGCACCGCGAAGATCGCGAGGTTGATGAACGGGTCAGCGCCATTCGGCGTCGGGAAGAACGACCACGACAGGAAGTACGCGGGGGCCCAGTCGATCGCGAGGGCGGCGAGCCGGCGACCGAATCGCGCCACGGATCGGGGCCCCGCTGCGGGGAGCCCCAGACGCTCGCCGGGCCAACGGGATTCGGGCTGCGTCTCGGGTGCACTGCTCACCCGTCCACTCTAGATTCCCCTCCGTAACATGGCCGAAACAATCCGGTCATGGCAGGGAAATGCCGCCCCTCTAGCCTCAAGCGTGGCGGCATCCGCAGCCGAACCCCGATACATGCCACTGGAGATACACCCATGTCCAAGCCTCTGTTCAGCGACTCCTCCGAGGTGCTGAAGTTCATCAAGGACACGGATGTCAAGTTCGTCGACGTCCGATTCACCGACCTGCCGGGCATCCAGCAGCACTTCAACCTTCCCGCTTCCGCCATCGATGAGGCCTTCTTCACGGAGGGGCAGCTGTTCGACGGCTCCTCGATCCGCGGCTTCCAGTCGATCCACGAGTCGGATCTCCAGCTGATCCCCGACGTGAGCACGGCGTTCATCGACCCGTACCGCGACAACCGCACGCTCGTCATCATCTTCGACATCTACAACCCGCGCACGGGTGAGGTGTACGGCCGCGACCCGCGTCAGGTTGCCAAGAAGGCGGAGAAGTTCCTCGCCTCGACCGGCATCGCCGACACCGCGTTCTTCGCGCCCGAGGCGGAGTTCTTCATCTTCGACGACGTGCGCTTCGAGGTGAAGCAGAACAAGAGCTTCTACGAGGTGGACTCCTCGGAGGCGGCGTGGAACTCGGGCCGCGAGGAAGAGGGCGGCAACCTCGCCAACAAGACCCCCTACAAGGGCGGCTACTTCCCCGTCACCCCCGTCGACCAGCACGCCGACCTGCGCGACGACATCGTGCTCAAGCTGCAGGAGGTCGGACTCGAGGTCGAGCGCAGCCACCACGAGGTGGGCACCGCCGGCCAGGGTGAGATCAACTACCGATTCGACACCATGGTGCACTCGGCCGACGACATCCTGAAGTTCAAGTACGTCGTCAAGAACTCGGCGCTCGAGTGGGGCAAGGTCGCGACCTTCATGCCGAAGCCGCTCATGGGCGACAACGGCTCGGGCATGCACGTGCACATGTCGCTCTGGAGCGACGGCAAGCCGCTCTTCTACGACGAGCAGGGCTACGCCGGCCTCTCGGACATCGCGCGCTGGTACATCGGCGGCGTCCTCAAGCACGCGCCCGCGCTGGCGGCGTTCACCAACCCGTCGGTGAACTCCTACCACCGTCTGGTCCCCGGCTTCGAGGCGCCCGTCAACCTGGTCTACTCGGCCGGCAACCGCTCGGCGTCGATCCGCATCCCGATCACGGGCACCAACCCGAAGGCGAAGCGCATCGAGTACCGCGCGCCCGACTCGTCGTCGAACCCGTACCTCGCGTTCGCCGCGCTCCTGATGGCCGGCATCGACGGCATCAAGAACAAGATCGAGCCGCACGAGCCCATCGACAAGGACCTCTACGAGCTTCCCCCGGAGGAGGCGCTCGGCATCCCGCAGCTGCCGGGTTCGCTCGGCGACGCGCTCGACGCGCTCGAGGCCGACCACGAGTTCCTGCTCGAGGGCGGCGTGTTCACGCAGGACCTCATCGACACGTGGCTGGACTACAAGCGCACCAAGGAGCTCGCTCCCTTCGCGCAGCGTCCGCACCCGTTCGAGTACGAGCTGTACTTCGGCGTGTAAGACCGCACGGCTGACGAGAGCCCTCCGACTTCGCTTCAGGAAGTCGGAGGGCTCTCTCTCGCTATTCGACTCGAAGCCCTCGCCCGAGGTACGCGTTTCAGCGCACCAGCGGGTAGCGGAGGATCCCGGCGACCGCCCCTGATCCCCCCGAGGGGTCGGAGCGGAGAGGGACGATGGTCGCGTCGGTGGCGAGCGCCTGTCGGATGAGCTCGTCTCCGCGGTCGTGTGTCGGCCCGGCCAGCGCTGTGGGCGTACGCCACTCCGTGTCGATGAAGAGCGTGTCGAGTCTGCCTTCTGTGACGGCTCGTTCGACGGCCTCGAGGCCGTGGACGGACATCTCGGGAGGTGACGCAGCGAGCCGATCGACATGCGCCTGCTGGACACCGGCGCGATACTGCCGGACCACCCCGTCCGCGAGGTCCGCCACCCGTTCCGGAGTGTCGTCATCGTGGTTCCCGCCGACGTGACCGATGATCTGATCCGCTGCGGGGGCGGTCGCTTCGAGGGCACTCAGGAGCGGCTGCGTCGCCGCGAGAACGACGACAGCCTGCGCTGCCCGCCTGACGGGTTCGACCGCATGGTGGATGTCCCTGGCGTACTCGCGCAGGCGCACATCGGGATCCTCCGTCTTGCGCAGGTGAGCGAGCGCATCTCGGTCCCCGGCGAGGTCGAGATTCGTGGAACTGCGGAAATCTTCCGGAAGTCCGGGCACGTCGATCGCCGCGGCCGGGTGCACACTCGTGTCGATCAGCCGGATGCGGTTCTCAGAGGCAGCCAACACGAACGCGACCGGCTGCAGAGCGAGCATTCCTTCCAGCAGAGGCGCGATGAGGAAGCGATCGCTGACACCGACCCACGGAGCAGGCGTCGTCGTCAACGGGATGATCTCGGTGTGCTGTGCGGTGGCGAAGATGGCGACTGTCGCGATCCGGGGGTCGATCGGAGCATGCGCCGCGGACGGCCTCGTCAGCTGCTCCAGCTGCGCGCAGATCTCGCCTGCGACCGCTTCGGGTGCCCCCGCCTCGCGCAGCGCGTCTCTCGCAGCGCGAATCTGAGCTCTGGCGAGCTCGGACGGATGATTCCCGCGAAGCCAGGCTTCGGCGTCACCGTAGATCGTGGCGGACCACGGCGCGCGCGCATCGGCGAGTCGGCGCACGTCTGTCAGGGACGGGGCTGCCATCTCAGCCCTCAGCCCCGACGGCGATGACGTTCATGAAGTCGCCTTTCTCCCGGCGTTCAACGCACACGGCCGCGATCTCAGTACTCGAAGACGAGACGGGCGGGAACCGCGCCCGCGAGCACGTCGTCGATGGCCTCGTTGACCTGTTCGAGCGTGCGCGACTCGGCGATGACGGTCGTGCGTCCCGCCGCGTGCAGGGCGAACACCTCGGCGAGATCCTGACGGGTGCCGACGATGGACCCGATGATCGAGATCCCCTTCAGGACGGTGTCGAAGATCGACACCGTCATCTGCTCGTCCGCTGGGAGGGCGACGCAGATCAGCCGTCCGCCACGGCTCAGCGAGGAGAACGCCTGCTCGAACACCCGCGGGGACGCCGCGAGCACGATCGCGACGTCCGCTCCACCCAGTTCCTGGATCGCCTCGACGGGGTCCACCTTCGCCGCGTTGACGACGTGATCGGCACCCAGCTCACGCGCCAGGTCGAGCTTCACGTCCTCGACGTCGACGGCGATGACCGAGCCACCCATGATCCGCGCGTACTGCAGCGCCAGGTGGCCGAGCCCGCCGATGCCGAACACCGCCACCTTCTCGGTGGGAACGATGTGGGCGACCTTGAGTGCCTTGTAGGTCGTCACTCCCGCGCAGGTGAGCGGGGCGGCATCGAACGAGGAGACGCCCTCCGGGACGGGAACGACGTACTTCGCCGCAGCGACCGCGTATTCCGCGAACCCACCGTCGACGGAGTACCCCGAGTTGCGCTGGCTCTCGCAGAGCGTCTCTCGCCCGTCGATGCAGTAGCGGCATTCTCCGCACGCGTAGCCCAGCCAGGGGATCGCGACCCGCTCTCCGACGCTGCGATCGGTCACACCGTCGCCGAGCTTCTCGACGATTCCGACACCCTCGTGGCCGGGCACGAACGGCGGCTGCGGCTTGACCGGCCAGTCGCCGTGCGCGGCGTGGATGTCGGTGTGACAGAGCCCGCACGTCTCCAACCGGATCAGGACTTCTCCCGGGCCCGGTTCCGGGATGTCCCTCTGCAGGACCTCCAGCGGCGCGGTGAACGAGGTGACGACTGCGGCTTTCATGGCGGCTCCTTCAGCATCCGCGTGACAACAACACGGTGCGAGCCTCCCCCGGCCGCCGCGTCGAGGGCAGAGTCTTTCGGCAGGGAATGCGAATCGCCGACGCGGCCGATAGGCGGCGAGACGGCGTCAGGCGGCGAAGCGGCCGCGGCGCGCGACGGGGTGCCGGCCGTGCACGATCACGTACCAGATCCCGGCGAGCAGCGCGACGCCCGCGAGGCCCGCGAACGTCCAGCCGTAGCCGAATCCGCCGATCGCGAAGCCGAGGAGGGCCGGGCAGATGCCGAAGCCGATGTCGGTGAAGAGGAAGAGCGAAGACAGGCCTGTTCCGATCCGCTCAGGCGGCACCGAATGGACGGCGATCGCCTGCGATGCGGGCATGAGCGATCCATAGCCGAGTCCGCACAGCGCTCCCGAGAGCACGACGTGCCAATCCTCCGTCGCGCCCGCGACCACGAGTGCGGCGGCGGCCATGACGAGGATCGCCGGGTAGACGACGGTGTTGTCGCCCCGGCGGTCCTGAAGCCGACCGAGCACGAGGCGCCCGGCGAACATCATCGCGGCATAGGCGACGAAGAAGAAGCCTGCCCCTGCGAGCAGGTCGCGCTCGATCGCGAACCCGTTGAGATAGGTGACGATACCGGCGTAGGACATGCCGACGAGCATCATGAACAACCCGATGGGCACAACGGATGGCGCGAGGATGCCGCTCCACTGGATGCGCAGCCCGCGCCGCTCGCGTGGAAGCAGATCGCGCTCGTCGCGCACGAAGAGCGCGAGTACGAGCCCCGCTGCGCCGATGACGAGCGAGCACCAGAACAGCATCGTGTACGTCGAGACGCCGACGAGCAGGAGGCCGAGCGCGGGCCCGACAGCCGTCGCAACGGTCGAGCTGAGCGAGAGATAGCCGGTGCCCTCCGCCCGGCGCCGCGCAGGCACGACGGACTGCGCGAGCGACATGCTCGCTGTGGAGGCGATCGCGAACGTCGCGCCGTGGAGGACGCGGACCGCGACGAGCATGGCGAAGGTGTCGGCAACCAGGTACAGGCACGACACCGCGCACCCGATCAGCAGGACGATGAGGAGCAGCCGGCGCCGGGGCAGCGCGTCGACGATGCCGCCCGCGAAGAGCCGCATGACTGTCGCGCCGATGATGAAGGCGCTCGATGCCAGTCCGCCCTCCGCATCGGACGCCGCGAACCGCGACATCGCGTAGACGGCGAGCGTCGTGACGAGGAGGTAGTACACGAAGTACTGGGCGAAGTTGATGAGCCAGCCGAGCACGAAGGGCCCGGTGAAGATGGGAGCCCGTTCGCCGTGCGATGCGTCTGTCTTCGGCGGCAGAGGGATCGCTGCGGTGTCGTACGGTACGCCGTCGACGGGGACTGACACGATGCCTCCCAGGCACGATCTTGATGCGTCATTCAACGCACGGATCTCAGGCTATCGCGCGGCGACGGCACACGAGACGCGTCTGATCGAACGTGCAACAACCCGCGGGCCATCCCGCTCGGACATCGTCGGCGAGCTCAGATCCGCGAGCCGTAGAACCGCAGCTCGAACACCTGCCGGGCGAGACGCGTCGTGCGCAGGTAATCCTCCTCCAGCTGGGTCGCCGAGTGCGCCGGGTAGCCCATGAGTCGCGCGATGCCTTCGAGCGCCTGCCGGTCTGTGGGCAGCACATCCGCCGTCCGCGCCGTCCAGAGCGTCATCGCCGAGCGCGTACGCGACGCGATGAGCCAGGCTGCGCGCAGCCGCTCTGCGTCGGATGCGGGAAGCAGCTCCGCGTCGACCGCCGCGTCCAGCGCATCGAGCGTCGAGGGCGTGCGCAACGCGGGCAGGGCGTGCGCGTGCTCGATCTGCAGCAGCTGCACGAGCCACTCCACATCGGAGAGCGAACCGCGCCCGAGCTTCAGATGCCGCGAGGGGTCTGCGCCCTGCGGGAGCCGCTCCGACTCCACTCGCGCCTTGATGCGCTTCACCTCGCGCACCGCGTCGGGGCCCACCTCGGCGGGGTAGCGGATGCCGTCGGCCATCTCCTCGAACGCGGCGAGAAGCTCCGCATCGCCGACGACACCGCGGGCTCGCAGCAGCGCCTGCGCCTCCCAGGTGAGCGACCAGCGCGCGTAGTACGCGCGATAGCTGTCGAGCGAGCGCACAGGCGGGCCGTTCTTGCCCTCCGGGCGCAGTCCCAGATCGAGATCGAGCGGGAGGCGAAGATCCTCTGTGAGGCGCTTGATCTCGCGGACGATGTGCTCGGCCCGCTTCTGGGCGACCTCGGGCTCGCAGCCAGCCGGGCGGTAGACGTACATGATGTCGGCGTCGCTGCCGAATCCGAGCTCGCCGCCGCCGTAGCGGCCCATCGCGATGATGCCGAACTCGACCTCGTCGCCCCACTCGTGCGCGAGAGACAGAGCGCCGGTGAGGATCGCGGTCGTGATGTCGCTGAGCGCCTGCCCGACCTCCTCGACCTTCACGACCTCGACCATCGCCCCGAGCGCGACCCGGAGCACCTCACGGCGCCGTGCGGTGCGCAGCGCGGCCGCGGCCGCCTCCACCGACTCCGGATGCCGTGCGAGGGTGGCGCGGGTTTCGTCGAGAAGCTCGGCGAGCGGGCGGGGCCGGAGCTCTGCGTCGTTCTCGAGCCACGCCGCGGCCTCGGGGATGCGCTCGAACAGCGACCCGACGAAACGTGAGCCCGAGAGCACCGTGGTGAGGCGATGAGCGCCACCCGAGGAGTCGCGCAGCATGCGCAGGAACCAGTACTCCTCGCCGAGGTCCTCCGAGAGGCGGCGGAACGCCAGCAGACCGTAATCCGGGTCGGGGCCGTCGGCGAACCACTGCAGAAGCACCGGCAGCAGGGTGCGCTGGATCGCCGCTCGACGCGACACTCCCCCGCTGAGCGCGGCGATGTGTCGCAGCGCACCGGCGGGATCGCGGAAGCCGATCGCGGCAAGACGAGCCTCCGCCTGCTCGCTCGTGAGCGCGTAGCCATCCTCGGGCAGCGCCGCCACCGCCGAGAGAAGCGGGCGGTAGAAGAGCTTCTCGTGGAGGCTGCGCACCGCTTGCTGCACGCCCCGCCACGCCACGATGAGGCCGTCGGCGGTCGTCGCGAGGCGCGACCCGCGCGCGATGGCACGTCGACGGTCCTCCTCGCGCGGCATGAGGTGGGTGCGGCGCAGCCGTGACAGCTGAATGCGGTGCTCGATGAGGCGCAGGAAGCGGTAGTCGCGTGCGAATTCATCCGCCTCCGCACGCCCGATGTACCCGCGCTCGCCGAGCGCCTCGAGCGCGTCGAGGGTGCCGCGCTGGCGGATGTCCGGGTCGGCCTGACCGTGCACGAGCTGCAGCAGCTGGATCGTGAATTCGACGTCGCGGAGCCCCCCAGGGCCCAGCTTGATCTGCACGTCGACCTCGTCGCGCGGGATGTGGGCGAGCACGCGCTCGCGCATCCTCTGCACGCTCTCGACGAAACCCTCTCGAGAGGATGCGGACCAGACCTTCGGCGCGACGCCGGCGACGAAACGCTCGCCGAGTGCGAGGTCCCCCGCCATCGCGCGGGCCTTGAGCAGCGCCTGGAACTCCCAGCTCTTCGCCCATCGGTCGTAGTAGGCCAGGTGCGAATCGAGGGTGCGCACGAGGGCGCCGTCTTTGCCCTCGGGCCGGAGGTTCGCGTCGACCTCCCACAGCGCCGGCTCCACGGCGAGCTCGCTGAGGGCGTGCATCGTGTCGATCGCGAGACGGGTGGCGATCTCGACCGCGCGGGCGTCCGAGATCCCCTCACCCCCACCCACGAAGATGACGTCGACGTCGCTCAGGTAGTTGAGCTCGCGCGCTCCGGACTTGCCCATGCCGATGATCGCGAGACGCGTCGCCGCGACCTCGTCGGCAGGGAATCGCGACGAACGGCGTGCGATGTCGATCCCGCCATCGAGGGCGGCGCCGGCAAGGTCGGCGAGAGCGGCGGCGACGATATCGACCACGTCGATCGGCGCGGGCTGCTCGAGGTCCCAGGCAGCGAGGCGGGCGAGTTCGCGGCGGTAGGCCACGCGCAGCGCCACCCATGCCTCGTCACCGACGAGACCGTCGACGGCTCGCAGCATCGTCGCCCGATACCCCGCCGCATCGTCCGGACGCGCGATCGGCCGCTCGAGCACGTCGAGATGCTCCGGATGCCGCAGCAGGAACTCCGCGACGCCCTCGGAGGCGCCCAGCAGCGCGAGCAGACGACTCGCGCCTCCCGCGTCGTCGAGGAGCGCGCGCACGCGAGTGCCGTCCTTCTCCAGCAGGGCGAGAAGCAGGCGCAGCGCCTGATCCGGGTCGGCGACACCCGCGAAGAGCGGCACGACGTGCTCGGGCACGCCGGGAAGAGCGGCGGCCGCTCCCCCCAGGTCGACGAAACCCAACCGAGCGAGCTCGGTGAGTGTGACGGCCTTCCGGGTCAGAGCGCTTCCAGGTTCGACTCGAGCTCGAAGGGCGTCACCTGCTGGCGGTAGCCCGCCCATTCGCGACGCTTGTTGAGCAGGACGTAGTTGAAGACCTGCTCACCGAGCGTCTCGGCGACGAGCTCCGACTCCTCCATGATGAGCAGCGCGCGGTCGAGGCTCGACGGCAGCGCCTCGTACCCCATGGCGCGACGCTCGGCGCTCGACATGTTGAACACGTCGCCCTCGGCCTCGGGAGGCAGCTCGTAGCCCTCCTCGATGCCCTTCAGTCCCGCAGCGAGCAGCAGCGAGTACGCAAGGTACGGGTTCGCCGCCGAATCGATGCCGCGGTACTCGACGCGCGCACTCTGGCCCTTGCCGGGCTTGTAGAGCGGGACGCGCACGAGGGCCGAGCGGTTGTTGTGGCCCCAGGTGACGTAGCTGGGAGCCTCGTCGCCGCCCCACAGTCGCTTGTAGGAGTTCACGAACTGGTTCGTGACGGCCGTGATCTCGGGCGCGTGACGCAGAATGCCCGCGACGAACTGACGCCCGATCGGGGACAGCTGGTACTGACCCGACGGGTCGAAGAACGCGTTCGTGTCGCCTTCGAAGAGCGAGACGTGCGTGTGCATTCCCGAACCGGGGTGCTCAGCGAACGGCTTCGGCATGAAGGTCGCGTAGCAGCCCTGCTCGATCGCGACCTCCTTGATGACGGTGCGGAAGGTCATGATGTTGTCGGCGGTCGTGAGCGCGTCGGCGTAGCGCAGATCGATCTCGTTCTGACCGGGGCCAGCCTCGTGGTGGCTGAACTCGACGGAGATGCCGAGATCCTCGAGCATCCGCACGCTGCGCCGACGGAAGTCGTGAGCGGTGCCTCCCGGCACGTTGTCGAAGTAGCCAGCCGAGTCGACCGGAACGGGGCGCCCGTTCTTCAGCTTGCTCGACTTGAGCAGGTAGAACTCGATCTCCGGGTGCGTATAGAACGTGAACCCGCGATCTGCGGCCTTCGCGAGGGTGCGCTTGAGCACATTGCGCGGGTCGGCGACAGCGGGCTGACCATCAGGCGTCGAGATGTCGCAGAACATGCGAGCGGTCGGGTCGACCTCGCCTCGCCACGGGAGGATCTGGAAGGTGGTGGGGTCGGGGTGTGCCAGCACGTCCGCCTCGAACGCGCGCGTGAGGCCCTCGATGGCCGAGCCGTCGATTCCGACGCCCTCGCTGAAGGCTCCCTCGACCTCAGCGGGCGCGAGCGCGACCGACTTGAGGGTGCCGACGACATCCGTGAACCAGAGGCGGATGAACTTCACCCCGCGCTCCTCGATGGTGCGCAGAACGAAGTCTCGCTGCTTGTCCATTCGGTCCCCTTCTTGCCACGATGCGCGGTGGTTTCCAGGGTAGTGGCACGGTCGCCCCGGGGAGCGCATCTGCGACACCTCCCAGATACGTGACGAAGTATCGCGGCATGCGCGGTACGCTGTCAGATGGCGATGATGCCGGAACGGCCCAAGTCGCCTACCGTTTGGATCCCGTTCACTCTGGAAGCTCCATCGAGAAGCCCGACGAACCGACGATCTCGGATGCGGTGCTCGGATGCGACCACGTGCTTCCGGTCATGATCCATCGTGGGTTGGTCGCCCTCCCGCCCCCAGTTCGATCCGCTCGAACAGAAAGCTCCACACGTGCACGTACAGGCTTACATCGACAACGTCTACCGCACCGCCGTCGCCCGCAATGCCGGCGAGGCAGAGTTCCACCAGGCCCTCCACGAGGTCCTGGAGACGATCGGCCCGGTTCTCGAGCAGCACCCCGAGTACGCCGAAGCCGGCATCCTCGAGCGCATCGTGGAACCCGAGCGACAGATCATGTTCCGCGTCCCGTGGGTCGATGACTCCGGCGACGTGCAGGTTAACCGCGGCTTCCGCGTGCAGTTCAACTCCGCGCTCGGCCCGTACAAGGGTGGGCTCCGCTTCCACCCGAGCGTCAACCTCGGCATCATCAAGTTCCTCGGCTTCGAGCAGATCTTCAAGAACGCGCTCACCGGCCAGGGCATCGGCGGGGGCAAGGGCGGGTCCGACTTCGACCCGCACCGTCGCAGCGAACGCGAGATCGAGCGCTTCTGCCAGAGCTTCATGACCGAGCTGTACCGCCACATCAGCGACACGACCGACGTCCCGGCCGGCGACATCGGCGTCGGCGGTCGCGAGATCGGCTACCTGTTCGGTCAGTACCGCCGCCTCACCAACCG from Salinibacterium sp. ZJ70 carries:
- a CDS encoding bifunctional [glutamine synthetase] adenylyltransferase/[glutamine synthetase]-adenylyl-L-tyrosine phosphorylase, which gives rise to MTRKAVTLTELARLGFVDLGGAAAALPGVPEHVVPLFAGVADPDQALRLLLALLEKDGTRVRALLDDAGGASRLLALLGASEGVAEFLLRHPEHLDVLERPIARPDDAAGYRATMLRAVDGLVGDEAWVALRVAYRRELARLAAWDLEQPAPIDVVDIVAAALADLAGAALDGGIDIARRSSRFPADEVAATRLAIIGMGKSGARELNYLSDVDVIFVGGGEGISDARAVEIATRLAIDTMHALSELAVEPALWEVDANLRPEGKDGALVRTLDSHLAYYDRWAKSWEFQALLKARAMAGDLALGERFVAGVAPKVWSASSREGFVESVQRMRERVLAHIPRDEVDVQIKLGPGGLRDVEFTIQLLQLVHGQADPDIRQRGTLDALEALGERGYIGRAEADEFARDYRFLRLIEHRIQLSRLRRTHLMPREEDRRRAIARGSRLATTADGLIVAWRGVQQAVRSLHEKLFYRPLLSAVAALPEDGYALTSEQAEARLAAIGFRDPAGALRHIAALSGGVSRRAAIQRTLLPVLLQWFADGPDPDYGLLAFRRLSEDLGEEYWFLRMLRDSSGGAHRLTTVLSGSRFVGSLFERIPEAAAWLENDAELRPRPLAELLDETRATLARHPESVEAAAAALRTARRREVLRVALGAMVEVVKVEEVGQALSDITTAILTGALSLAHEWGDEVEFGIIAMGRYGGGELGFGSDADIMYVYRPAGCEPEVAQKRAEHIVREIKRLTEDLRLPLDLDLGLRPEGKNGPPVRSLDSYRAYYARWSLTWEAQALLRARGVVGDAELLAAFEEMADGIRYPAEVGPDAVREVKRIKARVESERLPQGADPSRHLKLGRGSLSDVEWLVQLLQIEHAHALPALRTPSTLDALDAAVDAELLPASDAERLRAAWLIASRTRSAMTLWTARTADVLPTDRQALEGIARLMGYPAHSATQLEEDYLRTTRLARQVFELRFYGSRI
- a CDS encoding glutamine synthetase family protein, whose product is MDKQRDFVLRTIEERGVKFIRLWFTDVVGTLKSVALAPAEVEGAFSEGVGIDGSAIEGLTRAFEADVLAHPDPTTFQILPWRGEVDPTARMFCDISTPDGQPAVADPRNVLKRTLAKAADRGFTFYTHPEIEFYLLKSSKLKNGRPVPVDSAGYFDNVPGGTAHDFRRRSVRMLEDLGISVEFSHHEAGPGQNEIDLRYADALTTADNIMTFRTVIKEVAIEQGCYATFMPKPFAEHPGSGMHTHVSLFEGDTNAFFDPSGQYQLSPIGRQFVAGILRHAPEITAVTNQFVNSYKRLWGGDEAPSYVTWGHNNRSALVRVPLYKPGKGQSARVEYRGIDSAANPYLAYSLLLAAGLKGIEEGYELPPEAEGDVFNMSSAERRAMGYEALPSSLDRALLIMEESELVAETLGEQVFNYVLLNKRREWAGYRQQVTPFELESNLEAL
- a CDS encoding MFS transporter → MSVPVDGVPYDTAAIPLPPKTDASHGERAPIFTGPFVLGWLINFAQYFVYYLLVTTLAVYAMSRFAASDAEGGLASSAFIIGATVMRLFAGGIVDALPRRRLLLIVLLIGCAVSCLYLVADTFAMLVAVRVLHGATFAIASTASMSLAQSVVPARRRAEGTGYLSLSSTVATAVGPALGLLLVGVSTYTMLFWCSLVIGAAGLVLALFVRDERDLLPRERRGLRIQWSGILAPSVVPIGLFMMLVGMSYAGIVTYLNGFAIERDLLAGAGFFFVAYAAMMFAGRLVLGRLQDRRGDNTVVYPAILVMAAAALVVAGATEDWHVVLSGALCGLGYGSLMPASQAIAVHSVPPERIGTGLSSLFLFTDIGFGICPALLGFAIGGFGYGWTFAGLAGVALLAGIWYVIVHGRHPVARRGRFAA